The following proteins come from a genomic window of Carcharodon carcharias isolate sCarCar2 chromosome 10, sCarCar2.pri, whole genome shotgun sequence:
- the rep15 gene encoding rab15 effector protein has protein sequence MTSNMIKDLLKIPEKYNVVQQFNQSVIFASQRTKEYIGFKDPKSKLMINNSMLTDIFLMTYIDRSIQCKLTESISCTKLTEEQTILLGTNWVWAVQDMPSKNPKVQIAVQVIHMESKEAVAMEKRYQPTESMKLARQASMNKTHPEKISDFCSSIGKDCYGLFLFFGLKGDPKSICGVLSNDFHMHLGYGLEVDNAFLLDCIEKAKTFVTPGRMLELILQKEGVPENLKPVCVKFTQ, from the coding sequence ATGACATCTAACATGATAAAGGATCTCCTGAAAATACCAGAAAAATATAATGTTGTTCAACAATTCAATCAAAGCGTCATCTTTGCTTCCCAAAGAACCAAAGAATACATTGGATTCAAGGATCCCAAGTCTAAACTGATGATAAATAATTCGATGCTGACAGATATTTTCCTGATGACCTACATTGACCGAAGCATTCAGTGTAAGCTGACTGAATCGATCAGTTGTACAAAGCTGACTGAAGAGCAAACCATCCTTTTGGGGACAAATTGGGTTTGGGCGGTGCAGGACATGCCTTCCAAAAACCCCAAGGTGCAGATTGCAGTGCAGGTCATTCACATGGAGAGCAAAGAGGCCGTGGCAATGGAGAAGAGATATCAACCCACTGAGTCCATGAAGCTGGCAAGACAAGCATCGATGAACAAGACCCACCCTGAGAAAATCAGCGACTTCTGTTCATCCATTGGAAAAGACTGTTATGGGCTCTTTCTTTTCTTTGGGCTCAAGGGCGACCCGAAGTCCATCTGTGGAGTCCTGAGCAATGACTTCCACATGCACTTAGGATATGGCCTAGAGGTTGACAACGCTTTCCTGctggattgtattgagaaagccAAGACCTTTGTCACTCCAGGAAGAATGTTGGAGCTGATCCTTCAGAAAGAAGGTGTGCCAGAGAACTTGAAGCCAGTCTGTGTCAAGTTTACTCAATAA